One part of the Chitinivibrionales bacterium genome encodes these proteins:
- the ilvB gene encoding biosynthetic-type acetolactate synthase large subunit → MLEERNVEVILKKKGAEIVVDALLQEKVDVIFGYPGGVVIPIFDVLYDTKGLEVVLTRHEQAAAHAADGYARVTGKVGVCLATSGPGATNLVTGIATAYLDSIPIVAITGQVATPILGTDAFQEADIVGITRPITKHNFLVKDVQELPSMLKQAFHIARTGRPGPVLIDIPKDVSLGVLSNYEYPKDVAIRSYKPNVVGHVRQIRKAAEAIKSAKEPLIYAGGGVILSDAHKELLELAEKTSIPVTTTLMGLGGFPGDHPLFIGMPGMHGSKAANYALQQTDLIISVGARFDDRVTGMVDKFAPNARIIHMDIDPAAISKIIKVDIPVVGDAKNILAALNKLVAARKPDEWNKQIEKWKGKRMFSYTSSKAEIKPQAVIEAVYKETKGNAIITTEVGQNQMWAAQFYKFNKPRTLVTSGGLGTMGFGMPAAMGAAMANPGVPVIDIAGDGSIQMNIQELATISLNDIPVKIVILNNGYLGMVRQWQELFFDKRYSSTCLRKGSGRCKKCVGPQKCKLAYIPDFIALAESYDVPAFRAEKPEEMIPVLRKGMKIKGPALMEFVVSEEENVFPMVPAGKPIDHILEG, encoded by the coding sequence TGTGCTCTACGATACCAAAGGGCTTGAAGTGGTCCTTACTCGTCATGAACAGGCTGCGGCTCATGCGGCCGATGGGTACGCGCGGGTTACCGGCAAAGTCGGTGTTTGTCTTGCGACCTCAGGGCCCGGTGCTACCAATCTGGTCACCGGTATAGCGACTGCCTATCTGGATTCGATACCGATTGTTGCCATTACCGGTCAGGTTGCCACACCGATTCTGGGAACCGATGCTTTCCAGGAGGCTGATATCGTTGGCATTACCCGGCCGATTACCAAACATAATTTTCTTGTAAAAGATGTCCAGGAGCTTCCTTCAATGCTCAAGCAGGCATTTCATATCGCCCGTACGGGAAGACCCGGACCGGTTTTAATTGATATACCCAAGGATGTTTCTCTGGGGGTTCTCAGTAATTACGAGTATCCCAAAGACGTTGCGATTAGAAGTTATAAGCCCAATGTTGTCGGCCATGTTCGTCAGATACGCAAGGCGGCCGAGGCGATCAAAAGTGCAAAGGAGCCCTTGATCTATGCCGGTGGCGGCGTTATACTCTCCGATGCACATAAGGAGCTTCTGGAGCTTGCGGAAAAAACCTCCATTCCGGTAACCACCACGCTGATGGGGCTTGGCGGTTTCCCGGGCGATCATCCGCTCTTCATCGGTATGCCGGGAATGCACGGTTCAAAGGCGGCGAACTATGCCTTGCAGCAAACCGACCTGATAATTTCTGTTGGAGCTCGTTTTGACGATCGTGTTACGGGAATGGTTGATAAATTCGCTCCAAATGCCCGGATTATTCATATGGATATCGATCCTGCGGCAATATCGAAGATTATCAAGGTTGATATTCCCGTCGTTGGTGATGCTAAAAATATTTTAGCTGCATTAAATAAACTCGTTGCGGCTCGAAAACCCGATGAATGGAACAAGCAGATAGAGAAGTGGAAAGGCAAACGTATGTTTTCTTATACAAGTTCAAAGGCCGAAATTAAACCACAGGCCGTTATTGAAGCCGTCTATAAGGAAACAAAGGGGAACGCCATAATAACTACCGAGGTAGGTCAGAATCAGATGTGGGCCGCCCAGTTTTACAAGTTCAACAAACCGCGAACCCTGGTTACTTCTGGGGGACTGGGAACAATGGGATTCGGGATGCCTGCTGCAATGGGAGCGGCAATGGCCAACCCGGGCGTACCGGTAATCGATATTGCAGGTGATGGATCGATTCAAATGAATATCCAGGAGCTGGCGACCATATCATTGAATGATATTCCGGTAAAGATCGTGATTCTTAATAATGGCTATCTGGGTATGGTCCGTCAATGGCAGGAACTCTTTTTTGACAAGAGGTACAGTTCAACCTGTCTGCGCAAAGGCAGCGGCCGGTGTAAAAAATGTGTTGGGCCGCAGAAATGCAAGCTGGCGTATATTCCCGATTTTATTGCCCTGGCCGAGAGCTATGATGTCCCGGCATTCCGGGCTGAAAAACCCGAGGAGATGATTCCTGTTTTACGCAAGGGAATGAAAATCAAGGGGCCGGCATTGATGGAATTTGTTGTTTCGGAAGAAGAAAATGTTTTTCCCATGGTTCCCGCTGGGAAGCCAATCGACCATATTCTGGAAGGATGA
- the ilvN gene encoding acetolactate synthase small subunit: protein MSTHTISVLVENRHGALSRIAGLFSSRGYNITSLNVAETEDRSVSRMTIVVSGDESILEQVIKQLNRLIDIVKVVDFAGDRTIDRELLLVRVDTSKSTRHEVIELADIFGAKIAGVSARSLTIELTNESRMIDDFIDLIKPYGIKELARTGKIAMARIK from the coding sequence ATGAGTACGCATACGATATCAGTCCTTGTCGAGAACCGTCACGGTGCGCTTTCACGTATTGCCGGTCTTTTCTCAAGCAGGGGATATAATATTACAAGCCTGAATGTTGCCGAGACGGAAGACCGGTCTGTTTCCAGGATGACGATCGTTGTAAGTGGTGATGAAAGTATACTTGAGCAGGTAATCAAACAGTTGAATCGCCTTATCGATATTGTCAAGGTTGTCGATTTTGCCGGCGACAGGACAATCGATCGGGAACTGTTGCTTGTTCGGGTGGATACGAGTAAATCGACCCGGCATGAAGTCATCGAGCTTGCCGATATTTTTGGAGCAAAAATAGCCGGCGTGTCCGCCCGGTCGCTGACCATTGAGCTAACTAATGAGAGCAGGATGATCGATGATTTTATCGATCTGATAAAGCCTTACGGCATAAAAGAACTGGCGCGTACCGGGAAAATAGCCATGGCGCGCATCAAATAA
- the ilvC gene encoding ketol-acid reductoisomerase, with product MARISFGGVKEDVVMRKEFSLAKARKVLKKETIAIIGYGVQGPAQALNLKDNGINVIIGQAKSFKNDWDRARKDGWVPGKTLFDIEEAVERGTIIQFLVSDAAQRKIWPQIKKKLKPGDALYFSHGFSIVYRDQTKVIPPEDVDVIMVAPKGSGTSVRRNFLSGAGINSSYAVFQDATGRAEERCLAVGIGIGSGYLFPTTFESEVYSDLTGERGVLMGALAGVMEAQYDVLRKNGHSPSEAFNETVEELTQSLIRLVDENGMDWMYSNCSATAQRGALDWKPKFKKAVLPVFKDLYKSVTSGKETRRVITACGKKNYQELLGKELAKIGNSEMWQAGAAVRALRPKEKAKTVTKATKGVAGRKSN from the coding sequence ATGGCACGAATCAGTTTCGGGGGTGTAAAAGAGGATGTTGTCATGCGCAAAGAGTTTTCCCTTGCAAAGGCAAGAAAAGTCTTGAAAAAGGAGACCATAGCGATTATCGGCTATGGCGTGCAGGGACCGGCGCAGGCGCTGAATTTAAAAGACAACGGCATTAACGTGATAATCGGCCAGGCCAAATCATTTAAAAACGATTGGGACCGCGCACGTAAAGACGGATGGGTGCCGGGGAAAACACTTTTTGATATCGAAGAAGCCGTCGAACGGGGAACAATTATTCAATTTCTTGTTTCCGATGCTGCTCAACGAAAGATATGGCCTCAGATTAAAAAGAAACTGAAACCGGGAGATGCGCTTTATTTTTCGCACGGTTTCTCGATTGTATACCGGGATCAGACTAAAGTAATTCCGCCCGAAGATGTGGATGTTATCATGGTTGCTCCCAAGGGAAGCGGCACATCGGTGAGAAGAAACTTTCTTAGCGGTGCCGGAATTAATTCGAGCTATGCGGTCTTCCAGGATGCAACGGGTCGCGCCGAAGAACGGTGTCTTGCGGTCGGTATCGGTATCGGGTCAGGATATCTATTTCCAACCACCTTCGAGAGTGAGGTGTACAGCGACCTGACCGGTGAGCGTGGAGTGCTCATGGGAGCCCTGGCCGGTGTTATGGAAGCCCAGTATGATGTTCTCCGGAAAAACGGCCATAGTCCATCGGAGGCATTCAATGAGACGGTTGAAGAATTGACACAGAGCCTGATTCGACTTGTTGATGAAAACGGAATGGACTGGATGTATTCGAACTGTTCCGCCACTGCCCAACGCGGTGCGTTGGACTGGAAACCGAAATTCAAAAAAGCGGTTTTGCCGGTGTTCAAAGACCTTTATAAATCAGTTACGTCGGGTAAGGAAACTCGCCGGGTCATTACCGCATGCGGAAAGAAGAACTATCAGGAGCTTCTGGGAAAGGAGCTTGCAAAGATCGGTAATTCCGAGATGTGGCAGGCCGGTGCCGCAGTCCGTGCGCTTCGTCCGAAAGAGAAAGCCAAGACGGTTACCAAAGCAACCAAGGGTGTTGCCGGTAGAAAAAGCAATTAA
- a CDS encoding 2-isopropylmalate synthase yields the protein MKNKVYIFDTTLRDGEQALPSSLSVEQKIRIARQLARLKVDIIEAGFPISSPGDYESVHTIAKTVKGPVICGLARAVQKDIEACARAIKPAQRRRIHTFVGTSAIHAKGQLRKSEEEIIDMVKRSVKLARRLCDDVEFSPMDAGRTDRDFLCRVVELAIACGAETINIPDTVGYTPPEEFAGIIEMLVNRVPNVDKAILSVHCHNDLGMSTANSLTAVAHGARQIECSINGIGERAGNTALEEVVMALKVRKDLFKVHTDIDTREIMRTSKLVREICNMPVQPNKAVVGSNAFSHSSGIHQDGVLKSKKTYEIMTPRSIGLQENRMNLTSRSGSHMVKARLLKLGYNDSEIDMEQFYKQFVALADKKGTVYDDDLIALMESRDSSDLEDEYRLEYLNVSSGRGVIPTATVRIIAQDKVFQEAGCGDGAVDAATNAIDRVVGYKINVEEFHLDAVTQGREALGRVRIIGKAKEGIFTGTGTSTDIVEASAFAYMDIVNKITRMKKFGKKAIGR from the coding sequence ATGAAAAACAAAGTATATATATTCGATACGACCTTGCGTGACGGCGAGCAGGCGCTTCCGTCAAGCCTGTCGGTCGAACAGAAAATCAGAATAGCCCGTCAACTGGCGCGATTGAAGGTGGATATAATCGAGGCAGGTTTCCCCATATCTTCGCCGGGAGATTATGAATCGGTCCATACGATTGCGAAAACGGTGAAGGGGCCTGTTATTTGCGGTCTCGCCAGAGCCGTGCAGAAAGACATCGAGGCGTGCGCCAGGGCAATAAAGCCGGCGCAGCGCCGCCGTATTCATACTTTTGTCGGTACATCGGCAATCCATGCCAAAGGGCAACTCCGAAAATCCGAAGAAGAAATAATCGACATGGTCAAACGCAGCGTTAAACTGGCTCGCCGGTTGTGTGATGATGTCGAGTTTTCTCCTATGGATGCCGGGCGGACCGATCGTGATTTCCTTTGTCGAGTCGTTGAACTGGCTATTGCATGCGGTGCAGAAACCATAAATATACCCGATACGGTCGGGTATACACCGCCTGAAGAATTTGCCGGTATTATCGAGATGCTCGTTAATCGGGTGCCCAATGTCGACAAAGCGATACTCTCGGTCCATTGTCATAATGATCTTGGTATGTCGACGGCGAATTCATTGACTGCGGTTGCTCACGGCGCCCGGCAGATCGAGTGTTCGATCAACGGTATCGGCGAACGAGCGGGAAACACTGCGCTCGAAGAGGTTGTGATGGCTTTAAAAGTACGAAAAGATCTTTTTAAGGTCCACACGGATATCGATACCAGAGAAATCATGCGGACAAGTAAACTGGTGCGGGAAATATGCAATATGCCTGTCCAGCCAAACAAGGCGGTTGTCGGCAGCAATGCATTTTCCCATTCGTCAGGTATTCACCAGGATGGTGTCCTGAAATCGAAAAAAACCTATGAAATCATGACGCCTCGATCGATCGGATTACAGGAAAACCGTATGAATCTGACCAGTCGCTCGGGAAGCCATATGGTTAAGGCGCGGCTTCTCAAGCTGGGATACAATGATTCCGAAATCGATATGGAACAGTTTTATAAACAGTTTGTTGCCCTTGCCGATAAAAAAGGCACTGTTTATGACGATGATCTTATTGCTTTGATGGAATCAAGGGATAGCAGCGATCTGGAAGACGAGTATCGCCTTGAATACCTGAATGTTTCCAGCGGGAGAGGGGTAATTCCTACGGCAACGGTCAGGATTATCGCCCAGGATAAAGTATTTCAGGAAGCAGGATGCGGCGATGGGGCCGTTGATGCCGCCACCAATGCAATCGATCGGGTCGTGGGATATAAAATCAATGTTGAAGAGTTCCATCTCGATGCAGTTACCCAGGGACGAGAGGCGCTTGGACGGGTTCGTATTATCGGAAAGGCAAAAGAGGGAATCTTTACCGGCACCGGAACGAGCACCGATATCGTTGAGGCGTCGGCCTTCGCGTATATGGATATTGTCAATAAAATCACCCGTATGAAAAAATTCGGCAAGAAAGCTATCGGCCGATAA
- a CDS encoding isochorismatase family protein, with translation MKHPYTLSKEKTGLLVVDVQEKFAPVIPDFDEMVHNIVKLILTFQMFKMPVMVTEQYPKGLGNTLEKIRGQFTFLEVVEKLEMACTDNTHFWAQLNPLELDTIVVCGVETHVCINQTVLGLLQNEYTVHCVADAVGARNEFDHQIGFQKMVHAGAIPTTTEICLFELAQKGGTQSFKYIQKMVKSKLKKSLPSESKKAEPEDITALAQEAESLLAASEEPETAAPSTEKVAEERGTVEVQEDGRVDGAEDEKETPEPASVDSSLGEFESDEKPQDSQTGGSEEASEEVLDSVPEEEVREVSEAKTSENAESAGADENGPEEPEISDSDINDLLGSEDEIK, from the coding sequence ATGAAACATCCATACACCTTATCGAAAGAAAAGACAGGATTGCTTGTTGTTGATGTGCAGGAGAAGTTTGCACCTGTCATTCCCGATTTTGATGAAATGGTGCATAATATTGTTAAGCTGATTCTGACATTTCAGATGTTTAAAATGCCGGTGATGGTCACCGAGCAATATCCCAAAGGATTAGGAAATACCCTCGAAAAGATCAGGGGGCAGTTTACCTTTCTTGAGGTTGTTGAAAAGCTTGAGATGGCCTGTACCGACAATACCCATTTCTGGGCACAGCTGAATCCGCTGGAACTTGATACGATTGTTGTGTGCGGGGTCGAGACTCATGTATGCATTAATCAGACAGTACTGGGTCTTTTACAGAATGAATATACGGTGCATTGTGTTGCCGATGCGGTTGGCGCACGCAATGAATTCGATCATCAAATCGGTTTTCAGAAAATGGTTCATGCAGGGGCAATCCCAACGACAACGGAGATCTGCCTGTTCGAGCTTGCGCAGAAAGGCGGAACGCAGAGCTTTAAATATATCCAGAAAATGGTGAAATCAAAGCTGAAAAAAAGCCTGCCCTCAGAGTCCAAAAAAGCCGAACCAGAGGATATCACGGCATTGGCACAAGAAGCCGAATCGTTACTCGCGGCTTCAGAAGAGCCCGAAACGGCAGCTCCTTCCACTGAAAAAGTTGCAGAAGAACGTGGTACAGTCGAAGTGCAGGAGGATGGACGTGTCGATGGGGCTGAAGATGAGAAAGAAACACCGGAACCTGCTTCAGTCGATAGTTCATTGGGAGAATTCGAAAGTGATGAAAAACCTCAGGATTCCCAAACCGGTGGTTCGGAAGAGGCATCGGAAGAGGTCCTTGACAGTGTGCCGGAAGAAGAGGTGCGTGAGGTTTCTGAAGCCAAAACTTCCGAAAATGCCGAGTCAGCCGGAGCAGATGAGAACGGACCCGAGGAGCCTGAGATCAGCGACAGCGATATTAACGATCTTCTCGGGAGCGAAGACGAAATTAAATAG
- a CDS encoding 3-isopropylmalate dehydrogenase, with amino-acid sequence MAKSYSIALIGGDGTGPEVLREGVKVLNAAADKFGFKVAYEDFDFGGERYKKTGETLPDSAIEDLRKFDSIFLGAIGHPDVKPGILELGILLKLRFAFDQYINLRPVKLYPNVATPLKDKGPDEIDFVVVRENTGGIYTGMGGVVMKGTDQEIATQLMCYSRPVAERCVRYAYDLTRKRNKKKMLTLVHKCNVLTNVGDLWVRTHEEVGRADYPDIKQDYNHVDACTMWMVKSPEYYDVIVTANLFGDIITDLGAMIQGGMGIAAGGNINPEGVSMFEPIGGSAPKYTGKNIINPLACICAGGMLCDAIGEEDAGKAIDNAVSAAMASGKIKDLSAGKMGMSTTEVGDFVASLV; translated from the coding sequence TTGGCTAAATCATATTCTATCGCATTAATTGGCGGCGATGGTACCGGACCGGAAGTGTTGCGTGAAGGAGTAAAGGTTTTAAATGCTGCAGCGGATAAGTTCGGTTTTAAGGTTGCTTATGAGGATTTTGATTTTGGCGGCGAACGCTATAAGAAAACCGGAGAGACATTGCCCGATTCGGCGATTGAAGATCTTCGGAAATTCGATTCGATTTTTCTGGGCGCCATCGGTCATCCCGATGTTAAACCGGGTATTCTGGAATTGGGAATACTCTTGAAACTCAGGTTTGCATTCGATCAATATATCAATTTGCGTCCTGTAAAACTCTATCCCAATGTGGCGACGCCTCTGAAAGATAAGGGCCCCGATGAAATCGATTTTGTGGTAGTCAGAGAAAATACCGGCGGTATTTATACCGGTATGGGCGGGGTTGTCATGAAAGGAACCGATCAGGAGATTGCGACTCAGCTGATGTGCTATTCCCGCCCGGTTGCCGAGCGGTGTGTCCGTTATGCCTACGATCTTACCCGCAAACGGAACAAAAAGAAAATGTTGACACTGGTTCACAAGTGCAATGTCTTGACCAATGTTGGCGATTTATGGGTGAGGACGCATGAGGAAGTTGGAAGGGCCGATTATCCCGATATCAAACAGGATTATAACCATGTCGATGCATGTACGATGTGGATGGTGAAGAGCCCGGAGTATTACGATGTAATTGTGACGGCCAATTTGTTTGGTGATATCATTACCGATCTCGGTGCAATGATTCAGGGAGGCATGGGAATTGCCGCCGGAGGAAATATTAATCCCGAGGGGGTATCGATGTTCGAGCCGATTGGCGGAAGCGCACCTAAATATACCGGGAAAAACATTATTAATCCCCTTGCCTGTATTTGCGCCGGTGGTATGCTGTGCGATGCAATCGGTGAGGAAGATGCCGGGAAAGCTATCGATAATGCCGTTTCTGCAGCAATGGCTTCGGGGAAAATAAAAGATCTTTCGGCTGGCAAAATGGGGATGAGTACCACTGAAGTCGGTGATTTTGTAGCATCACTGGTTTAA
- a CDS encoding citramalate synthase, translating into MKNNKKSSVKVYDTTLRDGNQSVGISLSIADKIKIAHRLSDLGVHYIEGGWPTSSSSPDYEFFQKVASTPLSSRVAVFGSTRRKGVTCAKDPLCKLLVKSGVKTATIFGKSWDLHVKEIIRTSLSENLAMISETVSYLKRYMDEVFFDAEHFFDGYRHNPQYALKSLIAAQEAGADCLVLCDTNGGMLPGEFLDIYREVREQVTASLGIHTHNDSGCADANTFLAVREGAVQIQGTINGLGERCGNANLCTILPGLQLKYGHNLVSEGQMRLLTETSVYVSEIANVSHNMRQPYVGESAFSHKAGTHADGVRKVNRSFEHLSPESIGNYRHFVVSDQAGTGTVLEKLKDILPDLDKKDPLVKNLLKRILDMEASGYQFEAADGSFELIVQEMLGEFRDAFKLKGFRVIEEKRENGDVFSEATIKLQKGDDFEHTAAEGDGPVNALDNALRKALMKFYPSLKDVKLEDFKVRVLDEKEGTAARVRVLIESSDGKNRWGTIGVSTNIIEAAWLALIDSLEYKLMKDSKGILNIRQ; encoded by the coding sequence ATGAAGAACAACAAAAAATCATCAGTCAAAGTTTACGATACCACGTTAAGAGACGGGAATCAATCTGTCGGTATCTCATTGTCTATTGCAGACAAGATAAAGATAGCTCATCGTCTCAGCGATCTGGGTGTCCATTATATCGAGGGCGGCTGGCCGACATCGTCGTCATCGCCCGATTATGAGTTTTTTCAAAAGGTTGCATCGACACCGCTCTCTTCACGGGTTGCAGTATTCGGCAGTACACGCCGGAAAGGCGTCACCTGCGCAAAGGATCCACTTTGTAAATTGTTGGTAAAAAGCGGCGTCAAAACTGCGACTATTTTCGGAAAATCCTGGGACCTCCATGTCAAAGAAATTATCAGGACATCGCTGTCGGAGAACCTTGCCATGATTTCGGAAACGGTCTCCTATTTAAAGCGGTATATGGATGAGGTTTTCTTTGATGCTGAACATTTCTTCGACGGCTACCGGCACAATCCGCAGTATGCCCTTAAAAGCCTGATTGCTGCTCAAGAAGCCGGTGCGGATTGCCTGGTGCTCTGCGACACCAACGGTGGAATGCTCCCCGGAGAATTTCTTGATATTTATCGGGAAGTCAGGGAGCAGGTGACGGCGTCCCTTGGGATCCATACCCATAATGATTCGGGATGTGCCGATGCTAATACATTTCTTGCCGTACGGGAAGGTGCTGTCCAGATTCAGGGAACGATCAACGGGTTGGGTGAACGGTGCGGCAATGCCAATCTCTGTACCATCCTTCCCGGGCTCCAGCTGAAGTACGGCCATAACCTTGTTTCCGAAGGGCAGATGAGGCTCCTCACCGAAACATCGGTGTATGTAAGCGAAATTGCCAATGTGTCGCACAACATGCGACAACCCTATGTTGGCGAGTCCGCGTTTTCTCATAAAGCGGGAACACATGCCGATGGAGTACGGAAAGTTAATCGTTCCTTTGAACACCTATCGCCCGAATCGATCGGCAATTACCGTCACTTCGTCGTTTCCGATCAGGCAGGCACGGGAACCGTTTTGGAAAAGCTCAAGGATATATTACCGGATCTTGATAAAAAGGATCCCCTGGTAAAGAACTTGCTGAAGCGTATCCTTGATATGGAAGCTTCCGGATATCAGTTTGAAGCCGCTGATGGTTCCTTTGAGTTGATAGTTCAGGAGATGCTCGGAGAGTTCAGAGATGCATTCAAGCTCAAAGGATTCAGGGTCATTGAAGAGAAACGGGAAAATGGTGACGTTTTTTCCGAAGCGACGATCAAACTGCAAAAGGGTGATGATTTCGAACATACTGCCGCTGAAGGAGACGGTCCGGTTAATGCGCTGGACAATGCACTCCGTAAGGCTTTGATGAAATTCTATCCGAGTTTAAAGGATGTCAAACTTGAGGATTTCAAGGTTCGCGTACTGGATGAAAAGGAAGGGACTGCTGCCAGAGTCAGGGTGCTCATCGAATCCTCTGATGGAAAAAACCGGTGGGGAACAATCGGTGTGTCGACGAATATAATCGAAGCCGCGTGGTTAGCTCTCATAGACAGTCTCGAATACAAACTTATGAAAGATTCCAAAGGGATTTTGAATATACGGCAGTAA
- a CDS encoding branched-chain amino acid aminotransferase, producing MAPSIDWQSLGFQYLPTNAHVKSEFKNGSWSDIEVCTGTSLQLHIGATCLHYGQACFEGLKAFRQKDGAIAMFRPDANAHRLASSAQRLVMAPPPVELFIEACKKAINQNIEFVPPYGTGASLYIRPLLIGTSPRVGLRPAEEYALIVLVTPVGPYYKNGFFPVKAYVQEEYDRAAPKGVGNVKAAGNYAAGLYSDLLTKKKGYPIALYSDSAQHRFIDEFGTSNFFGITADNKYVTPDSKSILPSITNDSLQQLSRDFGMAVERRKIPMEELSMFTEVGACGTAAVITPIHSVTYNETIYTYGKENEAGPTLTRLYKEIQGIQYGEKEDRHNWMLAA from the coding sequence ATGGCGCCTTCAATAGACTGGCAAAGTTTGGGCTTTCAGTACTTGCCTACCAACGCACATGTTAAATCTGAATTTAAAAACGGTTCCTGGTCGGATATTGAGGTATGCACCGGAACATCACTGCAGCTTCATATAGGAGCAACCTGTCTTCATTATGGTCAAGCATGTTTCGAAGGGCTTAAAGCGTTCAGACAGAAGGATGGTGCCATTGCGATGTTCAGACCGGATGCAAATGCCCACCGGCTTGCCAGTTCCGCACAGCGCCTTGTTATGGCGCCACCACCAGTCGAGTTATTTATTGAGGCGTGCAAGAAAGCTATCAATCAGAATATCGAATTTGTCCCTCCCTACGGCACCGGCGCCAGTTTGTATATCAGGCCGCTTCTCATCGGGACATCCCCACGGGTTGGACTCCGTCCCGCCGAGGAATATGCACTGATTGTTCTGGTCACCCCGGTAGGGCCCTATTACAAAAACGGCTTTTTCCCGGTTAAAGCATATGTTCAGGAAGAGTATGACCGGGCGGCGCCAAAAGGGGTTGGCAATGTAAAAGCCGCAGGTAATTATGCTGCCGGACTTTACAGCGATCTTCTGACTAAAAAAAAGGGATATCCGATTGCCTTGTATTCCGATTCGGCCCAGCATCGATTTATCGATGAATTCGGTACGTCGAACTTTTTCGGTATCACTGCCGATAACAAGTACGTTACTCCGGATTCCAAATCGATCCTGCCGAGTATTACAAACGACAGTCTCCAGCAGCTTTCCCGGGATTTCGGTATGGCCGTTGAACGACGGAAAATACCCATGGAGGAACTCAGCATGTTCACAGAGGTCGGGGCGTGTGGTACTGCCGCAGTTATAACACCTATTCATTCCGTTACTTACAACGAAACGATCTATACCTATGGTAAGGAAAATGAAGCAGGACCGACATTGACCAGACTGTATAAAGAAATCCAGGGCATTCAATACGGTGAAAAAGAAGACCGCCATAATTGGATGTTGGCGGCATAA
- a CDS encoding YchJ family protein — protein sequence MENCPCGSNKTYDECCKQIIHGEQNGDTAEQVMRARYSAYVQGKIQFIVDSIHPKEKQNFDEQAIRRWSEKSQWLGLEIKSTEKGGPKDTQGIVEFVARFSENNERKYIHERAEFVKDNEKWLYKDGTIVPSEQYVRESPKVGRNDPCSCGSGKKHKKCCGK from the coding sequence ATGGAAAACTGCCCCTGTGGTTCAAACAAAACATACGACGAATGCTGCAAACAGATCATACATGGCGAGCAGAACGGGGATACCGCCGAGCAGGTTATGCGGGCCCGTTATAGTGCATATGTACAAGGCAAAATCCAGTTTATTGTCGATTCGATTCATCCAAAAGAAAAGCAAAACTTTGATGAGCAGGCTATCCGGCGATGGTCTGAGAAGTCACAATGGCTGGGACTGGAAATCAAATCGACAGAGAAAGGCGGGCCAAAGGATACTCAAGGTATTGTCGAGTTTGTAGCCCGTTTCAGTGAAAATAATGAGCGGAAATATATTCATGAACGTGCAGAATTTGTAAAGGATAACGAAAAATGGCTTTACAAGGACGGCACGATTGTTCCTTCAGAACAGTATGTCAGAGAAAGCCCTAAAGTAGGACGGAACGATCCCTGTAGTTGTGGAAGCGGAAAAAAACATAAGAAATGCTGCGGCAAATAG
- a CDS encoding MerR family transcriptional regulator, with the protein MIKDTAYNFAGGGRMTTFYTTGQIAKQLRISVSTLKRWLNNPGLPISDRRNHTGWRLFSPGDLQMLQKHKKELKRNGKKFNTALLVPAAENSDDGSANNSER; encoded by the coding sequence ATGATCAAAGATACTGCTTACAATTTTGCAGGAGGTGGCAGAATGACGACCTTTTACACGACGGGCCAGATAGCGAAACAGCTGCGCATATCTGTTTCTACGCTTAAGCGCTGGCTCAATAATCCCGGATTACCGATTTCAGATCGACGAAATCATACAGGATGGCGTCTGTTTTCCCCGGGCGATTTGCAGATGCTCCAGAAGCATAAAAAGGAACTTAAGCGAAACGGTAAGAAATTTAATACCGCATTGCTTGTTCCTGCTGCCGAGAACAGTGATGATGGTTCCGCGAACAATTCGGAAAGATAG